catcagcagtttttttctggcgagcgatactcgtcagttataattaattcctatttgtttttttcattttggtttttgctttttgctatgacaacgtttctgcaatttgGTGTACACTCGCATTGGAAATCTTGTTCCATCTCTTGTTTACATAGCACAACTTTGTCAGGATTTCTTTAATAGAAATATATTCAAGTATTTCATCAATCAGTTCATCTGGTAACCCTGTACAAATAAGTGGCTTTTACTGTGTTAAAAAACTTAACGACTTAATTTACTTAAGTTATGTAAGCTTGGTATGCACGATTAGACAACAATCCTATCTGTATTTTGCTAAAAACATTGTTGTTTGCGATCAACATTCATAGTTCTGCAAGATAAATTAATTCTTACCTTGAATCAAGTTCACGTTTTCAgccatttgttgttttttaatagtccaaaaatccaaaaactgCAAAAAGTCTTCACATACTCGACATCTAGTCATTGCAGTGATGCTGAGACAACTCACATGTTCTTCATGAGCTGAGGAATCATGGGTATTCCCAGTACTTTTCGACGTTTTTGCCACAAGAAATCCAACGAAGAAGAATAAAGCTTCTCTAAGCGTTtgtttgtcagagcgaatgacgaagggctaacgctcgaaacgtcagctttctaaatctttcacggtggtaattcaacatttatcaactcgtttgataaaaccaaacttttgttttgatctcccccaccgacgcagcaccacagtttctttagaaactagaaatccatttaataatttatatatatgagctaaatgcaagagttgaaagagctgattaagttgagcaatttgtgcaattttcagctctttgcaagcagtattgaaggaaatatcagacatcaaaaccTGCGAAATTGTTGGGTGGCAAAAaggttaatgagccgtacatcccctgtaagttttcgagtttttagaagagaatttctccgaaaccattcgatgaattggactcaaattttcagagaaaacttaactGTTATGcactttcaatattcagagtttttattttattagcgtcatcagatagtgataagcatatgttcatgaggcaaaaagtgtaaacaaagattcgcctatatatttttttcacacttaaggacggtgcctactattgttattgcgcatacgttctgcgcatctccagatactcggatttcctattgtcaatgcttactaatacagggatatttttgcgcggtttaaaactatccggagaaagtaggtcttagtaagtactcttggtatccaaaaagaaaattgggggtaaccatgcatttttgagaaataattaagcttcaatttaaTAGGGAGGGAGCTCATAGCTTATAAgcccagtggtttctttatgagcttcctcgccattttatttcaaatttcataatttggatatttatatatatatatatatacatacaattgaaatggcaaaaataaactgaactgaactgaaaatttgagaaagaacgccatacattgctttgtattttaaagctttttacagatattatttatgaattatctttgaaaaatgcgtggttacccccaattttctttttggatttcaattggacttgttaagacctacatttcctgcataatcatatGCCGGGGAAataatatctttaattagtaggcaccgtccttaatgcaTATTTAAGTAAAAAAATGAAGGAGTTTTTAAGGaggttttttaatttctcaTTTTTAAGGAGTTTTCAAGCGcccttaaatttgcaaaatataTTTAAGTAATTTTCAAGGAGTTTAAGGAGTAGCACGAACCCTGTGTATTTGTTGATAAACAAAACTCGTacaaccctttttttttcaacatcctCCTCGTGTAAAACTGTATGGGATGTAAGAACTCTACGTCACATGTCACGCGTCACGAACTTTACGTTTACGACCTAACACTCCCGGGGgaggtactttaggaatttctggttggagatgtgccgctaggactctggaacccttagcctataccagacctagtttcagctggattttgctaccctatactagagtaaattcttggtttccttagtctatagataaaatcttcaaccaactggtccgtttcgtgaaaaatgatagcctattctaaacccaaacgctctgatttatataccctatgctagagtaaactgcttgaaaaccatacccttcacagcggcacatacctatatggcccctATATGGGAGTTCCCCCCGGGCTAACACTATTGTGAGGATAAACATACTAGCAAAATCTATTGAGTTAACCACTGGATAGTTCTattcaacctttgaacaactggggccagagtTCTAAAAATATCTCTACTCAGGAAAAGGTTGACTCGAGGGATTAATGGATCAATGTTAAACAATATTccttcactgaaaaaaaaaaattcattgattACTGGCTTCTCTCAAGTAATGTTCACTTTTGGGAGACTTGCTTAAAAAGGAAATCCTGGTCGAGGAAAGCCCTTAAAGGATGAAAACAGAGTTCCTGGTTGAGTATCTGGGGAAACATCTGGGGGTGGAACATTACCAGCAGGATACTGTGCCCCTCCTTCATGGGCTGGAAATGGATATGTTCCTGGAGGGGCTTCATACGGTCCTGGTGCTGGATAGGGGTTTCTTCCTGAATAAGGTGGAATCCCTGGGTATGGTGCAGGAGTAGGATATTGTCCGGATTGTGCTGGTCCAGTAGGGTAGTTTCCTAGCTGAGGTGGAAAGCCAGTTTGAGGGCCTGGGCTAACAGGACGCGCACGATTCACGAGAATTTCTCTTGCtcgctttttttccctttggaaGTCGAAAGCACTATCCAAAGCTTCTAAGTTGTTATCAGTGATATGGCAGGCTATCAATTCCAAGGCTCGTGGTTTCGATTTGTCGAAGGAGAAAATACGCAGGATAGAGGCTGCCTGATAACATGTGATACCATACAGTCGTGGAGCACACATCTCGACACATTTTGTTCTCCCATCATCGAAAGGAAACTGCTGTAGAAGCTGGACAACCTGATCAGCCGACAGATAACCAGTAGAGTAACCCAGGGAGCTTCGAAGTGCATCTAATTTCTCACCTTCAAAATGCTTTGAACTTATGAGTCGCTCGATATTGTCAAAACTTGTTCCGTCCATTGCGTTATTTATGCACTGTGGCCCATAAGGGACATGCGAGTTTCTCGACCACAAATTTAATACTAACTTGCAATAGCGTAACTTGTGCAAGTTACAACGTGCGATCGCAACTTAGAACTTGTGATCGCAACTTAAAACTTCCGATCGCAACtaataacttgcgatcgcaagttgcAACTTGTGAGTTACGCTACCGCAAGTTAATAACTTGCGATCGAAAAAACTCGCGTTTCCGTTATGGGCCACCAAATTTCTCGACTAAATCGAATGTGGATATTAGAAAACGCCATAGATACCCTACAACGTACATGATGTTCTCAGAACGTCGAGGTCATGTTCATTGTGTTCAGTAAAACGCGTGATCACTTCACTTTCGTGCTTTCGTTTTGTGCGTGAGACGGGAAGTCGACGTTGTATGTCACTGATTACGCGTGACACAGAAACTGAAAACGTCTAGGTACGTCGTCTGTTTCAGAATCAATTCAGCTCCattcaaatcattttcacttcaacGATGCAATTTGTATTTTTAGATAGATTAATTGTCATAAGTTAAATTCCATCACCAATGAAGTTTGtccttttctatttttctttgcGCTGAATGATACACATTGATCACAGTTCTTATTGACGAAGaaattttctatcttgatgTTGCATTTCCTACTTCGATGTGACATTTTCTACCATGATGTTACATTTTCCATTTCCTACCTTGATGTAGCACtttctaccttgatgacattttctaatGACTCAACTAGAAATGTTCATCGTTTTTGCTACGAGCGAAGCGAGCAGCGACATTATTTCGACGATTCACGCGCGCCAGCCGACGGTAAGAGCCCTGTGCCGGGCAATAAAAAATGCCAATGGCAAATGCTacatcaagatagaaaatgtcatcGAGGTGGAAAGTGTCGGCAAGGTAGAGTTACGTATGATCAAGGTGTGCAATGTCATCAAGGTTGAAAATGTCGTCAAAATTGAAAAAGCTTTTAAGGTATAAAATGTGGTTAAGGTTTAAAATGTCATAAAGGTAATGCAATATTGTAAAACACATCATGGTGgacaaggaaaataaaaaaggacaaaatacaGAGATCATGAAATTCCACTATGCCAAGACAGAAAAAGCAGAAGTGAAATGAAAATGTCTTAATTTCATTTACTCTGAAACAGACGGCGCGCCATTTATGTCGCATGCCAAGTTAAAGACGAAGATCTTTCATAGGTTCTGCATGCGTGTCAAAAATTGtaagttatttcttccatttcATGATTAAGTGCAGACAAACTTCTCCTGGTCCCCACCACGGGCTGCGAGAAGGCAAACTTTAAATAAATATGAGTTACGAAACCCTGGAAATAATGCAAAATTTTATTCTTCCACCAAAAGCGCGGAAATAGATCGCTAAGTTCCAGAAAGAAGGGAAATCGATGTCCACGAATGCGACTAATACTTAACAAAGGGATATAGATGTTCATACGACAAAAATTATACGTAGTAAGTATTTAAAACGAGGCGAAAAAACGGTATTACAAATATTGAAGCAGATAGAAACGAAAAGCAATCTTAAACgtagaaaacaattaaaactaCTATGGACCAAAATTCTGTTATCGTCAAAAACATCCCACAAGGCGCCCTAAATTAGAAAGCTCAGTTTACGATCTGAATCATTGTGTATCATAACACTTTCAGCTACAGCAGCGGCCTCTGAAATGGTAAAAAATTGTCAACTTGACGGCATTATGTATGATGactgtttttattattattttctttacagAACACAGAGCTTGAAATGAACAAGTTAACAAATTTCACGCtggcattaaaaaaacaaaacagttattGGACTAGCTTTCATATCTACAACAATGTCATGATTTTCTGGAAGAATGTTCTGCTGTTTTCTACAATATTATTGCCAATTATACAGAAGAACCATCACAGATGGAGATCCCGTTTAAAACCAGTTCCGAAAATAGCATATAAATCATCCTAGACAAAACCATAATTATCTGATATCAGCTTCtttccaatttttgtttcagtctAGCGAAAGTATTTCGCGCTATTCCTTCTGTCCGCGAATTATTCGTTCCTTCGATTTCAGTACTTTTCCGAATTGTAACCTGCGCTTTAGCAAATCTGCATCGACACCAAGCCGTCTGACTCTCTGCTTAGCAGTCTCAATATTCAGCAGTTATTTCCGATATGTAACTAGGGGTCAACTGGCGAAGTTCCGCTAGAGCACAGTCCTCTGGCATAGGCAACCGCGTCACTTGTGGAGCAATCACGTGAGTGGGTAAAACAGCCTCTCCTTCATCAGTGACGTGCGTCTAGAGTTgaaaataaagaataataaataaattgtttgaGGAATCCTCAGCTCCGAATCTCACCAAAGATGTCACAAAAgaggaattaaaaaaatattcgaCTCACCAGCTCCTTAATTACAATCTTCAGGAAATTGGCGCACATCTTGGCCATATCGTATTGACATAACCTGCAAATGAGGAATGCCATTATAGACGGGTAGAATCTACAGTGTTCTCCGTAAGTTTTAGCTTAGCaagtaagggacaattcctgaccggtatttttttaaacaacttatatagttttagtgaaccttcaagaggttgcaggcggtaactactgttgcttgctgttgcttgaggcggtaaattttaccggttaccgcctgataaggagatcTCTGaatctgttctttttttttttgattccTTTCTAACTTGCAAATTTAATGCCTCGTTTGCTCGTCATAGAATTGAGTCACTGTGGGCAGATGTTTGCAAATGAGTACTCACAGTCATGGGCTTTTGTGTGAATGCTTTTAAACCCCAATTACTGCTTTTTGTATCGGTGGAGGAACAAAGCGGCGTCCAAGAGAAAAAACAACGTGAACAAGCCCAAAATTCATTATGAAGGGAAGCGACGCTCCGCTCCGCTCAGCTCACCCTTACAAAAAAAAGTACATAACACCAAGAAGAAAACTGACAGTTGCCATCTGTACTCACATGTCCTTGGTCGTATCCGAAGGTAAGCTGTTTATTCGAGTACAAAGGGCAGAAACGTCCTCATGAATGTCCTCGAAATCGTACTTTGTTGGCACTAACTTGCCCTGCAAAGAAACAATCCGTTTTCATTCGCCGTTCGTTAGAGCTCTTAAAGCCCACAATCAGGATGTCACTTTGTCTCTATGCAGTATTGATTAATTATTGTGTAtttattgtaatatttattGATAAGTTacatttattaattattatactttTAATCATATTATAGGTTTCTTAGTTTAGTATTTTTATAGAAGAAGAGCCTCTTAATTGTTGGAATCTGTGATAAACCattgatataataataataataataataataataataataataattgtgatagacagacagacagaagACTGTGacagagactgtgataaaggagataaataataataataataataatagtctaACAATGACCTCCAATAGTATCGAGAGACCATGTACCTTTCCAAACAAGGTCTGATCGCAGAACGAAACACTTGATGATATAACACAGAATTTACCCCTAATCCTCATAACAACCGAAGGTAGAAGTCATAAGGACCAGTAAAAATAAAAGCCAGGAGGAGCTACACGATTATCTACATGCCAGGCCCTGACAAGGGAACGCACTAGCGAAAGTAGCCTGTTGATACACCAAATCGACGTCATCTACAAAGATTTTAAACGACTGTGCCAAGCTTTAATCGCTCTGGCAATCTTTCAGTACAAACGCACTGGAAAAGTACTTGTTATGTAAGGGTGGTTGttgtaagttttcttttttttttttttggggggggggggggtttgtGGTCAAATCTGCAGCTTCCATCACTCCATCCTCTTCAATATTCCCATATAGCCATACATACCATACCAGTCAAAATCGGAAAATGGAGCCCGCATAAACGGAAGAATTTCAGATATTTACCGTTGCAATGTCTTGAAACTTGTCCACAAGAGAAAGGTAATCTAAAAAAACCTGAAATAAAATAGCACAAAAAAAGGAGAGACTTAAACGCAAAATCAAAGTGAGCCATCGACACAACGAAAAACCCAGTCAGGGTGGGTGGATTTGGATTGTCAACTTGCCTGGCCTCCTGTTGCCCAATCCTTTACGGTGGAACTGCGATCCCTTGGTTCCAGCTCTCCAAGCAGGGACTTCAAGATGTCATATTCCGCTAAATCAGAGGTTTGAGTAATACAGAACACTTCGAATGAGTGAATTCGCAGATAATTATCCTGATAATTACACATTTCAGCTTCAGCAGACAAACCGTTATTCACTGTTGGAATAATAAAGGAACCCAgcggccaggggcccgtttcttggaagtcccgaaaacttttcgggcccgaaaagccattcgtagaTCTCCGACCTGTTTTTTCTGTAACGCTGGTCTAACTGTAAAGTTtcgacgccttcgttttgaagatacaaagagaattatgtcacccgaaatgcgcccgaaacgtttcgagactttcgagaaacaggcccctggagcctatgagtaggagcctACACCTTCCCTACTGGGTTTCTACTTCAG
This genomic stretch from Acropora muricata isolate sample 2 chromosome 5, ASM3666990v1, whole genome shotgun sequence harbors:
- the LOC136916745 gene encoding proline and serine-rich protein 1-like; the encoded protein is MDGTSFDNIERLISSKHFEGEKLDALRSSLGYSTGYLSADQVVQLLQQFPFDDGRTKCVEMCAPRLYGITCYQAASILRIFSFDKSKPRALELIACHITDNNLEALDSAFDFQREKKRAREILVNRARPVSPGPQTGFPPQLGNYPTGPAQSGQYPTPAPYPGIPPYSGRNPYPAPGPYEAPPGTYPFPAHEGGAQYPAGNVPPPDVSPDTQPGTLFSSFKGFPRPGFPF